Proteins encoded together in one Terriglobus saanensis SP1PR4 window:
- a CDS encoding glycoside hydrolase family 2 protein, with amino-acid sequence MNLDRRNFLKTSSTLVIGQALAQGAAPLFALAEDPSRPQHRVYPLIDGWRWSRTVPPDGHQKNFDDSGFEAVTLPHSNVFVPWHGTDQKSYQFVSLYRRHFTLPKQQDSRRVFVDFEGVLTASKVYLNGSLLGEYFGGFTPFSFELTSHLIEGENVLSVEVDSRELQEVPPFGYEVDYLTFGGIYRGVSLRTTGAISIENVRVASLDVLTKPRVSAQVWFDGAASMKKGLLLDVELLDGTRILSSLHRKLSPAEYAAGTFEVELQNFSPIELWELTQPKLYSLRVRISGSDEFEERSTRFGFREARFTPKGFLLNGKVMKLRGLNRHQTFPYAGPAMPARVQRHDAAVLNQQLKCNVVRCSHYPPSHHFLDACDELGLLVIDETPGWQHVGDGPLWRERYLDNTRRMIRRDWNHPSIILWSIRINESRDFHDLYVQANQLARTEDPHRQTTGVRYFQESEFLEDVFSMNDFQFPLKAPNHPLYLNTEVVGAEFPVRPWDDNAKNKEHILRYANILNQINSRADYAGVLGWCAFDYQTHADFGSGDHVCYHGVMDIFREPKPAAGFFRSQCSPHEEPVLEPGFHFAMNDQAGGLERAIISSNCEQIRCFIGVEGTWHPVIDLLPAKAEFPHLDYPPFFLTLPNGNDDWGDLRLDGYVAGKLVVSKSLSSKGLDQAFEMVADDIALSADGCDATRVVLRVTDQYGAPRPLCFDPILLTLEGPAVLVGESPLALSGGRSALWIRSTTRPGTATLRATHAHFGTRTLTFTFTHEESSLN; translated from the coding sequence ATGAATCTGGATCGACGCAATTTCCTTAAGACGAGCAGCACGCTGGTGATCGGACAGGCCCTTGCTCAGGGTGCTGCGCCCCTCTTCGCTCTCGCTGAGGATCCGTCACGTCCGCAGCATCGTGTCTATCCATTAATCGATGGATGGCGATGGAGCCGCACAGTACCTCCGGACGGTCATCAGAAGAACTTCGACGACAGCGGCTTTGAGGCCGTCACATTGCCGCACAGCAATGTCTTTGTACCGTGGCATGGCACCGATCAAAAGAGTTATCAGTTTGTGTCGCTCTACCGTCGTCATTTCACGCTGCCTAAGCAGCAGGATTCTCGGCGCGTCTTTGTCGACTTCGAAGGCGTGCTCACAGCGTCAAAGGTCTATCTGAACGGTTCGCTGCTTGGGGAATACTTTGGTGGTTTCACGCCTTTCTCTTTTGAGCTAACGTCCCATCTCATCGAGGGAGAGAACGTTCTCAGTGTTGAGGTGGACTCGCGCGAGCTACAGGAGGTTCCTCCGTTCGGGTACGAGGTGGATTACCTCACTTTTGGCGGGATCTATCGTGGCGTCTCTCTCCGCACGACCGGAGCAATTTCCATCGAGAACGTGCGTGTGGCGTCTCTGGACGTATTGACCAAACCTCGCGTCAGCGCTCAGGTCTGGTTCGATGGTGCAGCTTCGATGAAGAAAGGGCTGTTGCTTGACGTAGAACTTCTCGATGGAACACGGATCTTGTCTTCCCTTCACCGTAAGCTATCGCCAGCAGAGTACGCGGCAGGCACCTTTGAGGTCGAACTTCAGAATTTTTCTCCGATTGAGCTTTGGGAACTTACTCAGCCAAAGCTCTATTCCCTGCGTGTGCGGATTTCCGGTTCCGATGAATTCGAAGAGCGAAGCACGCGCTTCGGTTTTCGCGAAGCCAGGTTTACGCCAAAAGGCTTTCTGCTCAACGGCAAGGTGATGAAGCTTCGTGGCCTCAATCGGCACCAGACATTTCCTTATGCTGGACCAGCTATGCCTGCGCGCGTGCAACGACACGATGCTGCAGTGCTCAATCAACAACTGAAGTGCAACGTCGTTCGTTGTTCGCACTATCCACCTTCGCATCACTTTCTGGATGCGTGCGATGAGTTAGGTCTTCTCGTCATCGACGAGACACCCGGCTGGCAGCATGTTGGGGATGGCCCGCTCTGGCGCGAACGCTATCTGGACAATACACGTCGTATGATTCGGCGCGATTGGAATCATCCGTCGATTATCTTGTGGAGCATTCGGATCAATGAGTCGCGCGACTTTCACGATCTCTATGTACAGGCGAATCAGCTTGCTCGCACGGAAGATCCACACCGCCAGACCACTGGCGTTCGATACTTTCAAGAATCCGAGTTCCTCGAAGATGTCTTTTCGATGAATGACTTTCAGTTTCCGCTCAAGGCTCCGAATCATCCTCTCTACTTAAATACAGAGGTCGTGGGCGCAGAATTTCCAGTGCGTCCCTGGGATGACAACGCGAAGAACAAGGAACACATCCTTCGCTATGCGAACATCCTCAATCAGATCAACAGCCGTGCAGATTATGCGGGTGTTTTGGGATGGTGCGCCTTCGACTATCAAACGCACGCCGACTTCGGCTCTGGTGATCACGTCTGCTATCACGGCGTGATGGATATCTTTCGCGAGCCAAAACCCGCAGCAGGCTTCTTTCGTTCGCAATGCTCTCCTCATGAAGAGCCGGTCCTGGAACCCGGTTTTCACTTTGCCATGAATGACCAAGCCGGTGGCCTTGAACGTGCCATCATCTCGTCCAACTGTGAGCAGATTCGTTGCTTTATCGGCGTGGAGGGCACATGGCATCCTGTCATCGATTTACTCCCGGCAAAGGCAGAGTTCCCGCATCTCGACTATCCACCATTCTTTCTCACTCTGCCGAATGGCAACGACGATTGGGGCGATTTGCGTCTGGATGGCTACGTCGCAGGCAAGCTTGTCGTCTCAAAAAGTCTTTCCAGTAAGGGTCTAGATCAGGCATTTGAGATGGTTGCAGACGACATCGCGCTAAGTGCGGACGGGTGCGATGCCACTCGCGTCGTTTTGCGGGTAACAGATCAGTACGGCGCTCCTCGCCCACTCTGTTTCGATCCTATCCTTCTCACTCTGGAGGGTCCTGCTGTTCTCGTTGGGGAATCTCCACTCGCGCTGAGCGGTGGACGGAGCGCCCTCTGGATTCGTAGCACCACGCGGCCTGGAACCGCAACACTGCGCGCAACGCACGCGCACTTTGGCACCAGGACATTGACCTTCACTTTCACGCACGAAGAATCATCGCTTAACTAA
- a CDS encoding alpha-N-acetylglucosaminidase — MWTRRRFIEAACSTGVASAALRSNEAGAAVPALPAERTKKESSKPLSETPVQAARALLYRQLGERASQFELKLIPLEGGNEVYEISAANGRVYLAGSSAVAMCRGAYSYLRATCNVMITWSGRHVELPAAFPDAPMQRVVCPYKFVQYFNPCTYGYTMAFWDWARWEKELDWMALHGITMPLALEGQEAIWDRVWRSLGLSEAEIAEFSTGPAHLPWHRMGNVNNIDGPLPEHFIEQKRVLQRKILDRMRSLGMRPVAPAFSGFVPQGFKRLHPKAETFTLLWLPEEFKTIPRSTRTFILHPGEQDLYRLIGKKFIEEYKAEYGEVQYYLADTFNELAVPVREEHRFEDLERFGRTVYEGILAGDPNGTWVMQGWLFVYDVAFWNSESVAALLRGIPNDRMLIIDYANDLAPAVKGKYAPGQWKTQKAFFGKQWINGMAHTFGGNNNVKGNLKLMASEPASVLTSPERGNLVGWGMCPEGIETNEVVYELMTDAGWQREAIDLKQWIPAYCRSRYGACPPVMLEAWTLLMQSAYSAHIWMTHQAWQTEPSLAPAAASVDAGPTFRRAVALFLSCAPELGQKELYRNDLIELVVQAAGGSVDQTFSLAVQAGQSHQNEVATEYAAHALGWMGRMDALLNLRPDRRLETWMQAARSYAKSDDEAAYYDENARRLITTWGWPELSDYASRAWSGLTRDYYASRWEAWFASLHAGRPFSLDIWQQTWLSSPYQPSKPMEVPDLIAEAQALLNDTQHAG, encoded by the coding sequence ATGTGGACACGACGCAGATTTATAGAGGCGGCATGCAGTACCGGTGTTGCAAGTGCCGCCCTCCGCTCGAATGAGGCAGGCGCGGCAGTCCCAGCCCTTCCCGCAGAGCGTACGAAAAAAGAAAGTTCCAAACCTCTGTCCGAGACGCCGGTTCAGGCCGCGCGAGCGCTCCTCTACCGCCAGTTGGGAGAACGTGCCAGTCAGTTTGAGCTGAAGCTGATTCCCCTCGAAGGGGGCAATGAGGTTTACGAGATCTCTGCAGCCAACGGTCGTGTGTACCTTGCCGGAAGCAGTGCCGTCGCCATGTGCCGGGGAGCCTACAGCTATCTACGCGCAACGTGCAACGTGATGATCACCTGGAGTGGTCGCCACGTCGAACTTCCTGCGGCCTTTCCCGACGCTCCAATGCAACGGGTGGTCTGCCCCTACAAGTTTGTGCAGTACTTCAATCCCTGTACCTACGGCTACACCATGGCGTTCTGGGACTGGGCTCGCTGGGAGAAGGAGCTGGATTGGATGGCTCTGCACGGCATCACCATGCCATTGGCGCTCGAAGGGCAGGAGGCGATCTGGGATCGCGTATGGCGCTCCCTGGGATTGAGTGAGGCCGAGATCGCAGAGTTTTCCACTGGGCCAGCGCACCTGCCATGGCACCGGATGGGCAATGTCAACAACATCGACGGTCCCCTGCCGGAACATTTCATCGAGCAGAAGCGTGTCCTGCAGCGAAAGATCCTGGACCGTATGCGTTCCCTGGGCATGCGACCTGTGGCTCCAGCATTCTCAGGCTTTGTGCCGCAAGGCTTCAAACGCCTGCATCCAAAGGCGGAGACCTTTACGCTCCTGTGGCTGCCCGAGGAGTTCAAGACCATTCCGCGCAGCACGCGGACCTTCATCCTCCATCCGGGTGAGCAGGATCTTTATCGCCTGATCGGCAAGAAGTTCATCGAAGAGTACAAGGCGGAGTACGGCGAGGTGCAGTACTACCTTGCGGACACCTTTAATGAACTGGCCGTGCCGGTGCGTGAGGAGCATCGCTTCGAGGATCTGGAGCGCTTTGGCCGCACGGTTTATGAGGGCATTCTCGCCGGAGATCCGAATGGAACCTGGGTGATGCAGGGATGGCTCTTCGTCTACGATGTGGCCTTCTGGAACAGCGAATCGGTGGCCGCCCTGCTCCGCGGTATTCCCAACGATCGTATGTTGATCATCGATTATGCCAACGATCTGGCTCCAGCAGTGAAGGGCAAGTATGCACCTGGACAGTGGAAGACGCAGAAGGCATTCTTCGGCAAGCAGTGGATCAACGGCATGGCCCACACCTTTGGTGGAAACAACAATGTGAAGGGCAACCTGAAGCTCATGGCGTCAGAGCCTGCATCTGTACTCACCAGTCCGGAACGCGGAAACCTTGTCGGTTGGGGCATGTGCCCCGAAGGGATCGAGACCAACGAAGTGGTCTACGAGTTGATGACCGATGCCGGGTGGCAGCGGGAAGCGATTGATTTGAAGCAATGGATTCCGGCCTACTGCCGTTCTCGCTACGGAGCATGCCCGCCCGTGATGCTGGAAGCCTGGACTCTCTTGATGCAGAGCGCCTACAGCGCGCATATCTGGATGACACACCAGGCCTGGCAGACGGAGCCGAGCCTTGCACCCGCCGCTGCTTCCGTGGATGCGGGACCTACCTTCCGCCGCGCCGTGGCTCTGTTTCTCTCCTGTGCGCCTGAACTTGGGCAGAAGGAACTTTACCGCAACGATCTGATTGAGCTCGTGGTGCAGGCGGCGGGTGGCAGTGTGGATCAGACTTTCTCGCTCGCTGTTCAGGCGGGGCAGTCTCATCAGAATGAGGTCGCAACCGAGTATGCCGCACATGCGCTTGGCTGGATGGGGCGCATGGATGCTTTGCTCAACCTACGGCCCGATCGCCGACTCGAAACATGGATGCAGGCGGCACGCAGCTATGCGAAATCGGATGACGAAGCCGCTTACTACGATGAAAATGCCCGTCGCCTGATCACGACCTGGGGATGGCCGGAGCTCTCCGATTATGCCTCGCGCGCATGGTCTGGTTTGACGCGCGACTATTATGCTTCGCGCTGGGAGGCTTGGTTTGCCAGCCTTCACGCCGGGCGCCCGTTCTCACTCGATATATGGCAACAGACATGGCTGTCCTCTCCCTACCAACCGAGCAAACCAATGGAAGTTCCAGACTTGATTGCAGAGGCGCAGGCTCTGCTCAACGACACACAGCACGCTGGCTAA
- a CDS encoding sensor histidine kinase, with translation MGSLTIALNEPNSAPVQTILQPPATERLSGMRAWHIILPLTIGLALTTAAECHSIFNLGSLRYGFVLSGWWGAMALAMWHLGQAKPAALQIKPRVLFWHAIAATILGILHLLAMAGADRLFFSFAIRTQFGLTWNHYLGLNRWGLEMLVYGFIYGAVTVVRLQLQAQQSALQSLELQRALSASQLHALQMQVEPHFLFNTLNSITTLVELGRQQQAAAMLHHLNVILKSTLRRSTPQKIPLAQELDAVENYLAIEQIRFADRLKLEFRIDPSALNALVPSFLLQPLMENAVRHGIGRLEDGGLIQTSIEKSDGTLFLHVQNNGPGAASASVEGHGIGLRNTATRLAHFYPDRHSFQVGQPETGGFQVRIAIPYETAEA, from the coding sequence ATGGGTTCCCTCACGATTGCTCTCAACGAACCGAACTCAGCTCCGGTTCAGACTATTCTGCAGCCACCGGCGACCGAGCGTTTGTCCGGTATGCGTGCCTGGCATATCATCCTGCCGCTAACTATTGGCCTTGCGCTAACAACAGCAGCCGAATGTCACTCGATCTTTAACCTGGGTTCTCTTCGATACGGCTTTGTGCTCTCGGGTTGGTGGGGTGCGATGGCTCTCGCCATGTGGCATCTTGGACAGGCGAAGCCAGCGGCGCTCCAGATAAAACCGAGGGTGCTGTTTTGGCATGCGATCGCTGCAACGATATTGGGTATTCTCCATCTCCTGGCGATGGCGGGGGCCGATCGTCTATTTTTTAGCTTTGCCATCCGAACCCAATTTGGTCTCACATGGAATCACTATTTGGGTCTGAACCGATGGGGTCTGGAGATGTTGGTCTACGGTTTCATCTACGGTGCCGTCACCGTGGTTCGCCTCCAGTTGCAGGCTCAACAGAGTGCCCTTCAGTCCCTCGAACTACAACGCGCGCTTTCGGCATCCCAACTTCATGCTCTGCAAATGCAGGTCGAACCGCACTTCCTGTTCAATACGTTGAACTCGATCACTACGCTTGTGGAACTTGGGAGACAACAACAGGCTGCTGCGATGCTGCATCATCTCAACGTCATCTTGAAGTCGACTCTCAGAAGATCGACGCCGCAGAAGATTCCCCTGGCACAGGAACTCGACGCCGTGGAGAACTACCTAGCCATTGAGCAGATTCGTTTCGCTGACCGACTTAAGCTGGAGTTTCGCATCGATCCCTCCGCGCTCAACGCTCTGGTGCCTAGCTTTCTCCTTCAGCCGTTGATGGAGAATGCCGTCCGACATGGGATTGGACGATTGGAAGACGGTGGTCTTATTCAGACCTCGATAGAGAAATCTGATGGAACGCTTTTCCTTCACGTACAAAATAATGGACCGGGTGCGGCCTCTGCCTCAGTCGAGGGGCATGGGATCGGATTACGCAATACCGCAACGCGGTTGGCGCATTTTTATCCTGACCGGCATTCTTTTCAAGTGGGACAGCCTGAAACGGGTGGTTTTCAGGTGAGGATCGCAATCCCTTACGAGACGGCAGAGGCATGA
- a CDS encoding LytR/AlgR family response regulator transcription factor: protein MMVRALIVDDEALARTRMARLLGADPEIEVCGECRNGREAASFLKSRSVDVVFLDIQMPGENGFDLIETIGVRNMPVTVFVTAHNHYAIQAFKVHALDYLTKPVEEERLTSTVERVKERLESRKGLTELAMRSLLENLDPAKRPSPIYAKRLLLPDGGKTVFLDVDRIEWIEAADYYVCIHSGQKEFLLRESMKDLAITLDPSRFVRIHRSVIVNLEQIREVFREGRGEGTAILKNGRRLRMSQAGWQAVLEASRK, encoded by the coding sequence ATGATGGTCCGGGCGTTGATCGTGGACGACGAAGCCCTCGCGCGCACTCGGATGGCGCGACTGCTTGGGGCAGACCCCGAAATAGAGGTCTGTGGCGAGTGCAGAAATGGACGCGAAGCGGCTTCCTTTTTGAAATCGAGATCTGTCGATGTGGTGTTTCTTGATATCCAGATGCCTGGAGAGAATGGCTTCGATCTCATTGAGACCATCGGCGTCCGCAATATGCCGGTCACGGTCTTTGTGACAGCGCATAACCACTACGCCATTCAGGCCTTTAAGGTCCATGCACTCGATTACCTGACAAAACCCGTCGAAGAGGAACGCCTGACGTCTACCGTCGAACGTGTAAAAGAGAGGCTCGAATCCCGGAAGGGATTAACAGAACTCGCCATGCGCTCGCTTCTTGAGAACCTCGATCCAGCCAAGAGGCCGTCCCCTATCTATGCGAAGAGGCTCCTGTTGCCGGACGGAGGTAAGACCGTCTTCCTCGACGTGGACAGGATCGAGTGGATTGAAGCAGCGGACTATTACGTCTGCATTCACTCCGGGCAGAAAGAGTTCCTCCTGCGAGAGAGCATGAAGGATCTTGCGATCACTCTTGACCCGTCCCGGTTTGTACGAATCCACCGTTCGGTGATCGTTAACCTGGAGCAGATTCGTGAAGTCTTTCGCGAGGGGCGAGGGGAAGGCACCGCCATCTTGAAGAACGGTCGCCGATTGCGGATGAGTCAGGCGGGCTGGCAGGCGGTTTTAGAGGCCAGCAGAAAGTAG